A part of Prolixibacteraceae bacterium genomic DNA contains:
- a CDS encoding DNA topoisomerase 3: protein MKICIAEKPSVAKEIAIILGANSRRDGYFEGNGYQVTWTFGHLCTLKEPHDYDITWKRWHLATLPMMPLKFGIKVIDNSGVQKQFNVIESLVKNAEEVINCGDAGQEGELIQRWVLHKAKSKAPLKRLWISSLTEEAIREGFSNLKDGNDFDPLYKAGMARAVGDWLLGMNATRAYTLKFGQGQGVLSIGRVQTPTLALVVSRHKEITEFEPSPFWELKTTYRDAVFNVKSGRFEKKEDAIQKLDEIKGFPFEVTNIETKKGKEHPPKLFDLTLLQVECNKKYGFTAEETLRYIQSLYEKKLTTYPRVDTTFLSNDIYKKIPSIMGNMEKVYASQIAPLVGKPYRKSKKVFDDKKITDHHAIIPTGVYPSALTKEEKLVYHMVSLRFISVFYPDCEISNTTVEGVVNKVEFKTTGKQILKPGWRVLFPKGTSKDDKALPVFEKGEKGSHVPDLLEKETQPPKYFTEASLLRAMETAGKSVDDEELRDLMKENGIGRPSTRANIIETLFRRKYIYRDKKRVMASQTGVDLINTIENQLLKSAELTGAWEKKLRDIELGNYDPSIFLMEMRKMVWDTIQAVKFGESKVIHIVDEKELKSESKKEKKSVSPSKYLCPICKKGDILKGKSAWGCSCHKDGCHFILPFVMDSAKITQKQMETFILKKRSGLISSFKGESGSKYSGYLVLNNQNKVVIERKEEDVWVCPKCKTRKMIKGKSAYGCEGYNEGCRFIVPFEISGKKLTDTQFSTLIKKGKSPLIKGFVDVNQNKFDGYLLLDSDYRVMVQRKD, encoded by the coding sequence GTGAAGATTTGTATTGCCGAGAAACCTAGTGTAGCAAAAGAAATTGCTATTATTTTGGGTGCGAATTCGAGACGTGATGGTTATTTTGAAGGAAATGGTTATCAAGTAACGTGGACTTTTGGTCATTTGTGTACTCTAAAAGAACCGCATGATTATGATATTACTTGGAAACGGTGGCACTTAGCAACTCTGCCAATGATGCCTTTAAAGTTTGGTATTAAAGTGATTGATAACTCCGGGGTTCAGAAACAGTTTAATGTGATTGAGTCGTTGGTTAAAAATGCTGAAGAGGTTATTAATTGTGGTGATGCAGGACAGGAGGGGGAGTTGATTCAACGTTGGGTGCTGCATAAAGCAAAGTCTAAAGCACCTTTAAAAAGATTGTGGATTTCCTCATTGACAGAAGAGGCCATAAGAGAAGGTTTTTCAAATCTTAAAGATGGTAATGATTTTGATCCATTGTACAAGGCAGGAATGGCAAGGGCTGTTGGTGATTGGCTTTTAGGAATGAATGCCACACGTGCTTATACATTAAAGTTTGGGCAAGGTCAAGGTGTTTTGTCTATTGGTCGTGTTCAGACACCAACACTTGCTTTGGTTGTCTCTAGACATAAGGAGATCACGGAATTTGAACCTAGTCCGTTTTGGGAGTTGAAGACTACTTATAGAGATGCGGTATTTAATGTTAAGAGTGGACGTTTTGAAAAAAAAGAAGATGCAATACAAAAGTTAGATGAGATAAAGGGTTTTCCTTTTGAAGTAACTAATATTGAAACAAAGAAAGGGAAGGAGCATCCTCCAAAGTTGTTTGATCTAACTTTGTTACAGGTGGAGTGTAACAAGAAATATGGATTTACTGCAGAAGAAACTTTAAGGTACATTCAGTCTCTTTATGAGAAAAAGCTTACAACCTATCCACGTGTTGATACTACTTTTTTATCTAATGATATATATAAGAAGATACCTTCGATAATGGGTAATATGGAGAAAGTGTATGCTTCACAGATTGCACCATTGGTAGGTAAACCTTATCGTAAGTCAAAGAAGGTCTTTGATGATAAAAAGATTACAGATCACCATGCAATTATTCCAACTGGAGTATATCCATCAGCACTAACAAAGGAGGAAAAGCTAGTATATCATATGGTTTCATTACGATTTATATCAGTTTTTTATCCTGATTGTGAGATTTCGAATACTACTGTCGAAGGTGTTGTGAATAAGGTGGAGTTTAAAACTACTGGTAAGCAGATATTGAAACCTGGATGGCGAGTTCTTTTTCCAAAGGGGACGAGTAAAGATGATAAAGCTTTGCCTGTCTTTGAGAAAGGGGAAAAAGGATCACATGTCCCTGATTTATTAGAAAAGGAGACACAGCCGCCAAAATATTTCACCGAAGCCTCCCTGTTAAGAGCGATGGAGACAGCAGGAAAGAGTGTTGATGACGAGGAGTTAAGGGATTTAATGAAAGAGAATGGAATTGGTCGTCCTTCTACAAGAGCTAATATTATTGAGACGTTATTTCGTAGAAAATATATTTATCGAGATAAAAAAAGAGTCATGGCAAGTCAAACTGGTGTTGATCTGATTAATACGATTGAGAACCAATTGTTAAAATCCGCCGAATTGACAGGAGCTTGGGAGAAGAAACTTCGGGATATTGAGTTGGGAAATTATGATCCTTCTATTTTTTTGATGGAAATGAGAAAAATGGTTTGGGATACAATCCAAGCAGTGAAGTTTGGTGAATCAAAGGTTATTCATATTGTCGATGAGAAAGAGTTGAAGTCTGAGTCTAAAAAGGAAAAAAAGAGTGTAAGTCCATCTAAATATTTATGTCCAATATGTAAGAAAGGAGATATCCTAAAGGGGAAAAGCGCATGGGGATGCTCTTGTCATAAAGATGGATGTCATTTTATTTTACCTTTTGTTATGGATAGTGCTAAGATTACCCAGAAACAGATGGAGACTTTTATTTTGAAAAAGAGAAGTGGTTTAATCTCCTCTTTTAAAGGTGAAAGTGGTAGTAAATATTCGGGCTATTTAGTATTAAACAATCAAAATAAGGTTGTTATCGAAAGGAAAGAGGAAGATGTTTGGGTATGTCCTAAGTGTAAAACCCGTAAAATGATTAAAGGCAAGAGTGCATATGGGTGTGAAGGATATAATGAAGGATGTCGTTTTATCGTTCCTTTTGAAATAAGTGGAAAAAAGTTGACCGATACACAGTTTAGTACCTTGATAAAGAAGGGGAAGAGTCCTTTGATTAAGGGATTTGTTGATGTCAATCAGAATAAGTTTGATGGTTACTTGTTGTTAGATAGTGACTATCGTGTGATGGTACAGCGAAAAGATTAA
- a CDS encoding DUF308 domain-containing protein: MKHFHLVQHRRNLLRGILGLVFGGVMLFVPGITAKLILICLGAIFLLIGLSGLVITSKKMSTPFRSFLHTESFISMLIGLLLVLFPVQLTELFSIIVGIGFLLMGIRQMVSYFQTAKYMAPSKIYLVTAILVFGIGLYLLLIPTALMRGVVFIVGLVLMVYGINELLLYFQVNRTYKKRANRNIDDVDFEEL; this comes from the coding sequence ATGAAACATTTTCACTTAGTACAACATCGTCGAAACTTGTTGAGAGGAATATTGGGCCTTGTTTTTGGAGGTGTTATGTTGTTCGTTCCAGGAATAACAGCCAAATTGATATTGATTTGTTTGGGGGCAATCTTTCTACTTATAGGGTTGTCTGGTTTAGTTATTACCTCTAAAAAGATGAGTACGCCATTTCGTAGTTTCCTACATACAGAATCTTTTATCAGTATGCTTATAGGTTTATTATTAGTATTATTTCCTGTTCAGCTTACAGAGCTTTTTTCTATCATTGTTGGAATTGGATTTTTGCTTATGGGAATACGACAAATGGTTAGTTATTTTCAGACAGCCAAGTATATGGCTCCATCAAAGATTTATCTTGTGACAGCTATATTAGTTTTTGGAATTGGCTTATATTTGCTGCTTATTCCAACGGCTTTAATGCGTGGGGTTGTTTTTATTGTAGGATTGGTATTAATGGTGTATGGCATTAATGAATTGTTGTTGTACTTTCAAGTTAATCGTACCTACAAGAAAAGAGCTAATCGGAATATTGATGATGTAGATTTTGAAGAACTTTAG
- a CDS encoding SLC13 family permease, with protein sequence MITQVVIVFIVLLFIVLSLYFEWTGPSFTFLIGVSVLAISGILTPKEIMAGFANEQIAVILLLLLIGDVIRKSSAIEKFFDWVFRSCHSYKSFVFRMTLVVSTMSAFFNNTPLVAIMMPYVDSWSRRNNVSSSKLLIPLSYAAILGGCATLIGTSTNLIVNGLLSEQTILPGLAPLEMFDFSLVGVPMIVVGIIYLVFFSRRLLPDKKDAMADFNHSNRDYLLQAVVNEGSPLVGKRLEDDRLQNLRGLYMVEIVRGDKHLSAISPQTQIMTDDQLTFAGDTETIASLITQSDSGLTFPGAEGLLARKYTQVIEIVISHNSTLIGKTVLEANFRMKFDAAVIAVHRNGERITGQITYEKLKAGDALLLYAGQNFVRLSRNTQDFFLITQVIENRKISSFKSVIMFVGLIASILLSVFRIVPLFTSLLFLLVGMNIMGICSPKDIYKSLDLNLAMIISLALALGVAMTKTGVATMIAQSIITLFMPLGVLGLLFGIYLVTSLMANLITNKAAVALVFPIVLTISKNLHIPPEPLVLLVAFASAANFMTPIGYQTNLMVYGPGGYSFKDFTKIGFPLTFLYLIVTVIVLYFTYF encoded by the coding sequence TTGATTACTCAAGTTGTCATAGTTTTTATCGTACTGCTGTTTATAGTTCTCTCACTGTATTTTGAGTGGACTGGGCCATCATTTACCTTCTTAATTGGGGTCAGTGTACTTGCTATAAGTGGGATTTTGACTCCCAAGGAGATTATGGCTGGTTTTGCAAATGAGCAGATTGCAGTTATTCTTCTTTTATTATTAATAGGAGATGTGATCCGTAAAAGTTCAGCCATAGAGAAGTTTTTTGATTGGGTCTTTCGATCATGTCATAGCTATAAAAGCTTTGTGTTTCGTATGACTTTAGTTGTCTCAACGATGTCTGCTTTTTTTAATAATACACCTTTGGTTGCTATAATGATGCCATATGTAGATAGTTGGAGTCGCCGAAATAATGTTTCGTCGTCAAAATTACTTATCCCATTATCTTATGCAGCAATACTTGGTGGATGTGCTACACTTATTGGGACTTCTACTAATTTGATTGTTAATGGACTCTTGTCGGAACAGACAATTCTTCCTGGATTGGCTCCATTGGAAATGTTTGATTTTAGCCTAGTTGGTGTACCTATGATTGTCGTAGGTATAATATATTTAGTCTTCTTCTCTCGAAGATTGTTGCCTGATAAAAAGGATGCAATGGCCGATTTTAATCACTCTAATAGGGATTACTTATTACAGGCAGTTGTAAACGAGGGATCACCATTGGTTGGAAAGCGTTTAGAGGATGATCGATTACAAAACTTGCGAGGTCTGTATATGGTAGAGATTGTTCGTGGTGATAAACATTTGTCAGCGATATCACCTCAGACTCAGATAATGACAGATGATCAATTGACTTTTGCTGGAGATACAGAGACGATTGCAAGTTTGATAACACAATCCGATTCTGGTTTAACTTTTCCAGGTGCCGAAGGATTGTTGGCAAGGAAATATACGCAAGTTATAGAGATTGTAATTTCTCATAACTCTACATTAATTGGAAAGACCGTTTTAGAGGCAAACTTTAGAATGAAATTTGATGCGGCAGTTATTGCTGTTCATCGTAATGGAGAGAGGATTACAGGGCAAATCACTTATGAGAAGTTAAAAGCTGGAGATGCTTTGCTTCTTTATGCTGGACAGAATTTTGTTCGTTTATCAAGAAATACTCAAGATTTTTTCTTGATAACTCAAGTAATTGAGAACCGTAAAATTTCATCTTTTAAGAGTGTGATAATGTTTGTAGGATTAATCGCATCGATACTGTTGTCTGTATTTCGTATTGTACCACTCTTTACCTCATTATTGTTCTTACTTGTTGGTATGAATATAATGGGGATATGTTCGCCAAAGGATATTTACAAGAGCCTTGATTTAAATCTAGCAATGATTATATCTTTAGCATTAGCATTAGGAGTTGCGATGACCAAAACAGGAGTTGCAACCATGATTGCTCAATCTATCATTACTTTGTTTATGCCCTTAGGAGTTCTAGGCTTGCTTTTTGGAATATATTTGGTGACATCATTAATGGCTAATTTAATTACAAATAAGGCTGCTGTGGCACTTGTCTTTCCGATTGTTTTAACCATATCAAAGAATTTACATATACCACCTGAACCATTAGTATTATTGGTAGCATTTGCATCCGCAGCTAATTTTATGACTCCAATTGGATATCAAACGAACCTAATGGTTTATGGGCCTGGAGGATATTCATTTAAGGATTTTACAAAAATCGGTTTTCCATTAACATTTTTATATCTTATTGTGACCGTTATTGTGCTCTATTTTACCTATTTTTAG
- a CDS encoding PorT family protein yields MKRVFLIVLLLSVSLGAFAQVLPFDIGLKAGWNSSKVTTDNFSTDISDYSPSNNSGYLIGFYSRIHMKKFFIQPELYFQSKKGETTLDLSDGSKVDYEVDFKTINVPILIGYRFLKFPMFKVQAFTGPVMIFNTNSNVKVSDPSLGSATDPSGMDWGYQLGVGVDIALFTIDARYEWGLSNVDGGIGDISFDQKSNMITFSVGWKFL; encoded by the coding sequence ATGAAAAGAGTCTTCTTAATTGTATTATTATTGAGTGTTTCATTGGGAGCCTTTGCACAGGTGTTGCCTTTTGATATTGGTTTAAAAGCTGGATGGAATTCATCTAAAGTGACTACGGATAACTTTTCAACTGATATTTCTGATTATAGTCCGTCGAATAATTCAGGTTATTTGATTGGCTTTTATTCACGTATTCATATGAAAAAGTTCTTCATTCAGCCAGAGTTGTATTTTCAAAGTAAGAAAGGTGAAACAACGTTAGATCTCTCAGATGGATCAAAAGTTGATTATGAAGTAGATTTTAAAACTATTAACGTGCCAATTCTTATTGGTTATAGGTTTTTGAAATTTCCAATGTTTAAAGTGCAAGCTTTTACAGGTCCTGTAATGATTTTTAATACCAATAGTAATGTAAAAGTGTCAGACCCTTCTCTTGGAAGTGCCACTGATCCTTCAGGGATGGATTGGGGATACCAATTAGGTGTTGGTGTTGATATTGCTCTGTTTACAATTGATGCTCGTTATGAGTGGGGTTTGTCAAATGTCGATGGTGGAATAGGGGATATCTCGTTTGATCAAAAATCAAATATGATAACTTTCTCAGTCGGGTGGAAATTCCTGTAA
- a CDS encoding helix-turn-helix transcriptional regulator, translated as MMNCVQDIQEYLEKSDINAYCLTSDFFIVDLKDLAAGKLAAVPFLHDIFEISISKIYRGQVNIGAERYTNLDSTIGFYSPSQMFSCENASGDQLGRVEVEGVAIMFRSSFLTRYDKDYLVQNSFPFFRVYTPSVYELSSSDIDELVHVIDHMKDEVKIRDTSSLEMVRSMFSILMHRIKRILRADVHEVKMHRFQEIACQFEEMVSMNIVKEKDVCSYAKRLFVSKVYLSECVRKATGKSPKQIIMDYLILQSKSLLVQTSFPINEVAYKMGFVEVTNFTKFFKKQVGITPREFRKLTEEE; from the coding sequence ATGATGAATTGCGTTCAAGATATACAAGAATATTTAGAAAAATCAGATATAAATGCCTATTGTTTGACCTCAGATTTTTTTATTGTGGATTTAAAGGACTTAGCTGCTGGGAAACTAGCTGCGGTTCCATTTTTGCATGATATATTTGAAATATCAATAAGTAAAATTTATCGAGGACAAGTGAATATTGGTGCAGAAAGGTATACTAATTTAGACTCTACTATTGGTTTTTATTCCCCAAGTCAAATGTTTAGTTGTGAGAATGCTTCAGGTGATCAGCTAGGTCGTGTTGAGGTTGAAGGTGTCGCAATAATGTTTAGATCCTCCTTTTTAACACGGTATGATAAAGACTATTTGGTTCAGAATAGTTTTCCATTTTTTCGTGTTTATACCCCTTCTGTTTATGAATTATCATCATCAGATATTGATGAATTGGTCCATGTTATAGATCACATGAAAGATGAAGTGAAGATTCGTGACACTAGTAGTTTGGAAATGGTTCGGTCGATGTTTTCAATCTTGATGCATCGTATAAAACGTATTCTTCGTGCTGATGTTCATGAGGTAAAGATGCATCGATTTCAAGAGATTGCCTGTCAATTTGAAGAGATGGTAAGCATGAATATTGTTAAGGAAAAGGATGTGTGTTCGTATGCTAAACGTTTGTTTGTGAGTAAAGTGTACCTTTCGGAGTGCGTTCGTAAGGCTACTGGTAAAAGTCCGAAACAAATTATAATGGATTATTTGATCTTACAATCAAAATCATTACTTGTTCAGACTTCTTTCCCAATTAATGAAGTTGCTTATAAGATGGGTTTCGTTGAAGTTACAAATTTTACAAAGTTCTTTAAGAAGCAGGTTGGTATTACTCCAAGAGAATTTCGTAAGTTAACAGAAGAAGAATAA
- a CDS encoding PepSY domain-containing protein produces MGKKISKSKRLHHWPGFILAFFFLYYGLSGILLNHRGLISHMDVSRSLLPSSFEYDGWNNAALKGDLKITDDSILIYGSVGVWATNKDRDDFQSLNGGFPNGVDHRKVNDVCRMPDGTTYAATQFGLYRWNQDQLKWILVKIETDYPRFVGLTNFGDTIYVINRNAVFYGVTKSEGNVAFEKVVLKAPSNYEKVVSLFTTVWELHSGALFGIGGVLFVDFLGILLIIISVTGIVFFMFPDWIKRRKRAKLGTKKLSYWNRVSIQWHNKIGVWCFVLFILLTFTGMFLRPPLIITIASSKVAPIPGSHLDQDNPWFDNLRDIHYSSLRNEFVLASSKGIYRLSSLDHQPIRYKVQPPVSVMGINVLEEQANGSFLIGSFSGLFVWSPESSTVMNYVTRKVYIPKKSGRPVGDQVVTGLLHGEMGERFIVDYFKGVVPSNLGREYSEMPESVVRSSPISLWSLCLEIHTGRIFRDLLGDFYILIVPLSGMIGISVFISGFILWWRKYRKKKHQ; encoded by the coding sequence ATGGGTAAGAAGATTTCGAAGAGTAAAAGATTACATCACTGGCCTGGATTTATTTTAGCATTTTTCTTTTTGTATTATGGTCTGTCGGGTATTTTACTTAACCATAGGGGATTGATTTCACATATGGATGTTTCAAGATCATTATTGCCTAGTTCTTTTGAATATGATGGTTGGAATAATGCTGCACTGAAAGGGGATTTGAAAATAACAGATGATAGTATTCTTATTTATGGTTCTGTTGGAGTGTGGGCTACCAATAAAGACCGGGATGACTTTCAATCGTTAAATGGTGGATTTCCCAATGGTGTGGATCATCGAAAGGTTAATGATGTTTGTCGAATGCCTGATGGGACAACATATGCCGCGACACAGTTTGGGTTGTATCGCTGGAACCAAGATCAACTGAAATGGATTCTTGTTAAGATTGAAACTGATTATCCTCGATTTGTAGGACTAACGAATTTTGGTGATACGATATATGTGATTAATCGTAATGCTGTGTTTTATGGTGTGACAAAATCAGAAGGTAATGTTGCTTTTGAGAAAGTTGTGCTTAAAGCTCCAAGTAATTATGAAAAGGTGGTGTCTCTGTTTACTACAGTGTGGGAATTGCATTCTGGAGCATTATTTGGTATTGGTGGAGTTCTTTTTGTTGATTTTTTAGGGATACTATTAATCATTATTTCTGTGACGGGAATTGTCTTTTTTATGTTTCCAGATTGGATTAAACGACGGAAGAGAGCAAAGCTTGGGACAAAGAAGCTTAGCTATTGGAATCGTGTCTCAATTCAATGGCATAATAAGATTGGTGTTTGGTGTTTTGTATTGTTTATTTTATTGACTTTTACCGGAATGTTTCTTCGACCTCCGTTGATTATTACCATTGCGAGTAGTAAGGTTGCTCCTATCCCTGGGTCTCATTTAGATCAGGATAATCCTTGGTTTGATAATTTAAGGGATATTCACTATTCGTCATTGAGGAATGAATTTGTTTTGGCTTCATCAAAAGGAATTTATCGTTTGAGTTCTTTAGATCATCAGCCAATTCGATATAAGGTTCAGCCTCCTGTTAGTGTGATGGGAATAAATGTATTAGAAGAACAAGCCAACGGGTCATTTTTAATAGGTTCATTCAGTGGGTTATTTGTTTGGAGTCCGGAGAGCTCAACTGTGATGAACTATGTAACCAGAAAAGTGTACATCCCTAAAAAATCGGGTAGGCCTGTAGGTGACCAAGTTGTAACAGGTCTGCTGCATGGCGAGATGGGCGAAAGGTTTATTGTTGACTATTTTAAAGGTGTAGTACCCTCTAATTTAGGTCGCGAATATTCTGAGATGCCAGAGTCTGTTGTGAGATCCTCTCCGATTTCATTATGGAGTCTATGTTTAGAAATACATACAGGGCGTATCTTTAGAGATTTGCTTGGTGATTTTTATATATTAATTGTTCCATTGTCTGGAATGATTGGGATTTCTGTTTTTATTAGTGGATTTATCCTGTGGTGGCGGAAGTATAGGAAAAAGAAGCATCAATAA
- a CDS encoding mechanosensitive ion channel family protein: MNYLTDLNYNYWVKVAIVIVTVYLTSFIIRKILNLFIKKKSLKANVDPTNFSFIKNSITFVIYTIGIIVIFLITPSLQGFGKALFAGAGVLAAVIGFASQKAFSNIISGIFILIFRPFRVDDIIEIGNTQKGMVEEITLRHTIIRNFENRRIVIPNSIISEETIINSDLIDQKINKFIAFGISYDSDIDLAKKIIYDEAIKHPLFIDNRSIEQKEENIPKVIVRVVELADSSVNLRASVWTRTNGDAFVLSCDLNESVKKRFDNEGIEIPFPHRTIVYK, translated from the coding sequence ATGAACTACCTTACAGACCTTAATTACAATTATTGGGTGAAGGTTGCAATTGTAATAGTTACAGTTTACCTTACTTCTTTTATCATCCGTAAAATTTTAAATCTTTTTATCAAAAAGAAGTCACTCAAAGCAAATGTTGACCCAACGAATTTTTCGTTTATAAAGAACTCAATCACTTTTGTTATTTATACAATAGGAATTATTGTCATTTTCCTTATTACACCATCACTACAAGGATTTGGGAAAGCATTATTTGCTGGTGCAGGAGTTTTAGCTGCAGTAATTGGTTTTGCATCTCAAAAAGCATTTAGTAATATTATTAGTGGAATTTTCATCCTCATATTCCGTCCTTTTAGAGTTGACGACATCATCGAAATTGGAAACACTCAAAAAGGAATGGTAGAAGAAATAACACTTCGTCATACAATCATTCGAAACTTTGAAAACCGAAGAATTGTTATCCCAAATTCCATTATAAGTGAAGAGACAATAATTAATAGTGATCTTATAGATCAAAAAATTAATAAATTCATCGCATTTGGAATAAGCTATGATTCTGATATTGATTTGGCAAAAAAAATAATTTATGATGAGGCAATCAAACACCCATTATTTATTGATAACAGATCCATTGAACAGAAAGAAGAAAATATCCCCAAAGTAATTGTTCGCGTAGTCGAATTAGCTGACTCTTCTGTCAACCTTAGAGCATCTGTATGGACTCGTACGAACGGGGATGCATTTGTTTTATCTTGCGATCTCAATGAATCTGTAAAAAAACGTTTTGACAACGAAGGAATAGAAATCCCATTCCCACACAGAACAATTGTATACAAATAA
- a CDS encoding WYL domain-containing protein — translation MANHKNANIRYQALDKCFRNTGKAFTIDDLLDACNDALAEENPASDGIQLRTLRSDIRFMRSPQGYDAPVITSPSEKGKKERYYYSDNNFTICNKPLTTQEAYLLKEAVSTLSRFSGLPQFDWLEPISMRLSDEFGLCNKGHVVSFEQNEFLTGKEHIRTLYSAVVKYRVVELLYHPFSYDNPYHAVVSPYFIKEYNNRWFLFGLNHEKMELCTFAFDRIKEVQFIRDEFVENDQINFADYFSKIVGVTVNKETSLEKVVLQVNMDLMPYIVTKPLHPSQNSDQSDKGIITLDVIPNYELEAMLLSFADRIEVLEPKSLRQKLKNRAKTMLERYMID, via the coding sequence ATGGCAAATCATAAGAATGCGAATATACGATACCAAGCATTAGATAAATGTTTTCGAAATACGGGTAAGGCCTTTACTATTGATGATCTCTTGGATGCTTGTAATGATGCATTGGCAGAAGAGAATCCTGCAAGTGACGGAATACAGTTGCGTACGTTAAGAAGTGATATTCGGTTTATGCGCAGTCCTCAGGGATATGATGCTCCGGTGATTACTAGTCCTTCAGAAAAAGGAAAAAAAGAGAGGTATTACTATTCTGACAATAATTTCACTATTTGTAATAAACCTTTGACTACGCAAGAAGCATATCTGTTAAAAGAGGCGGTTTCTACTTTGTCTCGTTTTAGTGGACTTCCTCAGTTTGATTGGTTGGAACCTATTTCGATGAGATTGAGTGATGAATTTGGGTTGTGTAATAAGGGTCATGTGGTTAGTTTTGAGCAAAATGAATTTCTGACAGGAAAAGAGCATATCCGGACATTATATTCTGCGGTTGTTAAGTATCGAGTGGTTGAACTTCTTTACCACCCTTTTTCTTATGATAATCCATACCACGCTGTAGTTTCTCCTTATTTTATCAAAGAATACAATAATCGGTGGTTTCTTTTTGGTTTAAATCATGAGAAGATGGAGTTGTGTACTTTTGCTTTTGATAGAATAAAAGAGGTCCAATTTATAAGAGATGAATTCGTGGAAAATGATCAAATTAATTTTGCTGATTATTTTTCAAAGATCGTAGGGGTGACAGTAAATAAAGAAACATCTTTAGAGAAGGTTGTGTTGCAAGTAAATATGGATTTGATGCCATATATTGTCACAAAACCCTTACACCCATCGCAGAATAGTGATCAATCAGACAAGGGAATTATTACATTGGACGTAATACCTAATTATGAGTTAGAAGCGATGCTATTATCTTTTGCCGATAGAATCGAGGTCCTTGAGCCTAAAAGTTTACGTCAGAAGTTAAAAAATAGAGCAAAGACAATGCTAGAACGTTATATGATTGATTAA